Proteins encoded together in one Penicillium digitatum chromosome 1, complete sequence window:
- a CDS encoding 20S proteasome chaperone domain-containing protein gives MVFLATSSPGDSGGSVKPMGSFVYAMPDRISPKSTISTTLYTSPSSIEYTARIAKILAQRFSMPVYVGCSIDPHGMGLEVAEEMEGLSKIINVIMEKWEAHKQEKSGSSR, from the exons ATGGTATTTCTGGCTACCTCATCGCCAGGCGATTCGGGCGGCTCTGTCAAACCCATGGGAAGTTTCGTCTATGCGATGCCTGAT CGCATTTCACCCAAGTCGACAATATCAACAACACTCTACACATCACCATCTAGCATTGAATACACAGCGCGCATAGCCAAGATCCTGGCTCAACGGTTCTCCATGCCAGTCTATGTTGGCTGCAGTATTGACCCGCATGGCATGGGGTTGGAAGTTGCGGAGGAAATGGAAGGGCTATCCAAGATCATCAACGTGATCATGGAGAAATGGGAAGCGCACAAGCAGGAGAAGTCTGGAAGTTCTAGATAA
- a CDS encoding N2227-like protein, translated as MASDNQKPQAEEESGWGGDFDPFADPEERRVLFAAFDSFRQYRRTAHMNTTHRRRQAFYALPSAHWQMLSEPPFSILDNFNKVDDAIDTNAEIADAILKLGLQSFGLSASPDTTDPTENWYDIATSSDVNKAHSTIRQFYRDWSLEGRPEREVCYDPVLRALDEEFQTRGDSGEELRVLVPGAGLGRLVFEICMAGYHAEGNEISYHQLLASSWVLNHTDGPAKHPLHPFALHFSNLQSRAQQLQQVMIPDVHPGFAMQEAANAGRRLGAMSMSAADFTVLYTQPNNHETFDAVATVFFIDTAPNLIRYIETIRHSLKPNGLWINVGPLLWHFDDGHPRRGSGSEYEGAGIGEPGNVELSEEEVLSLMERMGFRLEKRGDRKACGYIQDPNSMLQNLYQPSHWVVRKLPV; from the exons ATGGCATCCGATAATCAAAAGCCCCaggccgaggaggagagCGGTTGGGGAGGGGACTTCGATCCTTTTGCTGATCCAGAAGAGCGTAGAGTGCTATTCGCTGCATTTGACTCGTTCAG ACAGTATCGGCGAACTGCACATATGAATACAACTCATCGCCGAAGGCAAGCCTTCTATGCCTTGCCCTCGGCCCACTGGCAGATGCTTTCGGAGCCTCCATTCTCCATCCTTGATAACTTCAATAAAGTCGACGATGCCATTGACACCAACGCTGAAATCGCCGATGCAATTCTGAAGCTGGGTCTCCAGTCATTTGGTCTTTCTGCGAGTCCCGACACAACCGATCCCACTGAAAATTGGTACGACATCGCAACTTCATCGGACGTCAACAAAGCGCACTCAACGATACGCCAGTTCTATCGTGACTGGAGCCTTGAAGGACGACCCGAGAGAGAAGTCTGCTATGACCCCGTTCTCCGGGCTCTCGATGAGGAGTTCCAGACACGGGGTGATAGCGGAGAGGAACTCCGTGTTCTCGTTCCTGGCGCTGGCCTGGGCCGTTTAGTTTTTGAAATTTGTATGGCAGGCTATCACGCCGAGGGAAACGAGATCTCCTACCACCAACTGCTAGCCAGTAGCTGGGTTCTGAACCACACCGACGGGCCGGCAAAGCACCCCCTTCATCCTTTTGCGTTGCATTTCTCCAATCTTCAATCCCGAGCACAGCAACTCCAGCAAGTCATGATCCCTGACGTGCACCCCGGATTTGCCATGCAGGAGGCTGCCAATGCTGGTCGCCGCTTGGGTGCGATGTCCATGTCCGCGGCGGATTTTACCGTCTTGTATACCCAGCCGAACAACCATGAGACATTTGACGCCGTAGCGACTGTTTTCTTCATTGACACGGCACCAAACCTTATTCGGTACATCGAGACAATCCGACACAGCCTCAAACCAAATGGCCTCTGGATTAACGTGGGTCCGTTGCTATGGCATTTCGATGACGGTCACCCCCGGCGAGGAAGTGGTTCCGAATACGAGGGGGCTGGGATTGGCGAACCGGGTAATGTGGAGTTGTCTGAGGAAGAAGTGCTGAGCCTTATGGAGCGGATGGGATTCCGCCTTGAAAAGCGTGGAGATCGAAAGGCCTGCGGCTACATTCAGGATCCCAACAGCATGCTTCAAAATCTTTATCAGCCCTCCCACTGGGTGGTACGGAAACTGCCAGTTTAA